Proteins from a single region of candidate division KSB1 bacterium:
- a CDS encoding aminopeptidase translates to MFDPRLQELTRVVLDRSCKVQPGEIVLIQATDVPEEWVVAFVRATAERGAVPLAIVKQGRVLRELYRSASAESMRLLGQAERLLMEQAQVYIGLRGGANAAEMADVPEEKMRLFRELWWKPVHQELRIRRTRWVVLRHPGPSMAQQAGMSTEAFEEFYFRVCTLDYSKMERAMPALVQRLANADRVVIVGPGTELELSIKGVPCVPCFGQHNLPDGEVFTAPVRQSVEGKVRFNAPTVYRGIYFDRVELEFRRGEVVRADAGDRTPQLEEILASDEGSRYVGEFALGLNPLISRPMRDILFDEKIAGSFHLALGQAYQEADNGNRSQLHWDLISVQAPEWGGGEIWLDGELLRKDGRFVPDDLQGLNPENLV, encoded by the coding sequence ATGTTTGATCCCCGATTGCAGGAATTGACGCGGGTCGTCCTCGATCGCTCGTGCAAGGTGCAGCCCGGGGAGATTGTTCTCATCCAGGCGACGGACGTGCCGGAAGAGTGGGTGGTGGCCTTCGTACGGGCGACCGCCGAGCGAGGGGCCGTTCCTTTGGCGATCGTAAAGCAGGGGCGGGTTCTGCGGGAGCTTTACCGCAGTGCGTCCGCTGAGAGTATGCGGCTTCTGGGCCAGGCAGAGCGCCTACTGATGGAGCAGGCGCAGGTGTACATCGGCCTGCGTGGAGGGGCCAACGCCGCGGAGATGGCCGACGTGCCGGAGGAAAAGATGCGCCTGTTCCGGGAGCTCTGGTGGAAGCCGGTGCATCAGGAGTTGCGTATTCGGCGCACCCGATGGGTTGTGCTGCGACACCCGGGCCCATCCATGGCTCAGCAGGCGGGTATGAGCACAGAGGCCTTCGAGGAGTTCTACTTCCGGGTCTGCACCCTGGACTACAGCAAGATGGAGCGCGCCATGCCGGCCTTGGTGCAGCGCCTGGCCAACGCCGATCGTGTGGTGATCGTCGGCCCGGGGACCGAATTGGAACTCTCTATCAAGGGTGTGCCGTGCGTTCCCTGCTTTGGACAACACAACCTCCCGGATGGCGAGGTGTTCACGGCTCCTGTGCGACAGTCCGTGGAAGGCAAGGTGCGATTCAATGCCCCCACGGTCTACCGCGGGATTTACTTCGACCGCGTGGAGCTGGAATTCCGGCGTGGCGAAGTCGTCCGCGCCGATGCCGGTGATCGCACGCCGCAACTCGAGGAGATCCTGGCCAGCGACGAGGGCAGCCGTTACGTGGGGGAGTTCGCCCTTGGGCTCAACCCGCTCATCAGCCGACCCATGCGCGATATTCTGTTCGATGAGAAGATCGCCGGCTCCTTCCATCTCGCCTTGGGCCAGGCCTATCAGGAAGCGGACAATGGCAATCGCTCGCAGCTTCACTGGGACCTGATCTCGGTGCAGGCCCCCGAGTGGGGAGGCGGCGAGATCTGGTTGGATGGCGAGCTCCTCCGCAAGGACGGGCGCTTCGTTCCTGACGACCTGCAGGGTCTGAATCCTGAGAATCTTGTCTGA
- a CDS encoding kinase/pyrophosphorylase has protein sequence MERERAGSSCTIYIVSDATGATAEAVVRAALTQFDNSEVTLRRISNVRSPEQVRQVIEEASRSGNGIIVHTLVSPELREELLAASRQRNVAAIDLMGPLLTRLENLLKISPLAKPGLFRHLDEDYYRRMEAIDFAVNHDDGRNPRDLTRADVVLVGVSRTSKTPICVFLAYRGWFAANVPLTPEIPPPPELLQVERSRVIGLVISAARLQSIRKARLERMGYGLQPNYIDLRRIEQELAFSRSLCREHGWAIVDVTGKSIEEAASEITSLVGRRAA, from the coding sequence GTGGAGCGGGAAAGGGCCGGGTCGTCGTGCACCATCTACATCGTCTCCGATGCCACCGGGGCGACGGCCGAGGCCGTTGTGCGCGCCGCGTTGACCCAGTTCGACAACAGCGAGGTGACCCTCCGGAGAATCTCTAACGTCCGCAGCCCGGAGCAAGTGCGGCAGGTAATCGAGGAGGCCTCCCGGTCGGGAAACGGGATCATCGTCCACACCCTGGTATCTCCGGAGCTGCGGGAAGAGCTTCTGGCAGCCTCGCGGCAGCGCAACGTGGCCGCGATCGACCTCATGGGTCCTCTGCTCACCCGCCTGGAGAACCTGTTGAAGATCTCCCCTCTGGCCAAACCAGGCCTCTTTCGACATCTGGACGAGGACTACTACCGCCGAATGGAGGCGATCGACTTCGCGGTTAACCACGACGACGGTCGAAATCCAAGGGATTTGACAAGGGCCGATGTGGTGCTCGTCGGGGTTTCGCGAACCAGCAAGACGCCGATCTGCGTGTTCCTCGCTTACCGGGGATGGTTTGCGGCCAACGTTCCCCTTACGCCGGAAATCCCGCCTCCTCCGGAGCTTCTGCAGGTCGAGCGCTCTCGGGTGATCGGACTGGTGATTTCAGCAGCCAGGCTGCAGAGCATCCGCAAGGCGCGCCTGGAGAGGATGGGGTACGGACTGCAGCCCAATTACATCGACCTGCGCAGGATCGAACAGGAGCTTGCCTTCAGCAGAAGCCTCTGCCGGGAACACGGCTGGGCCATCGTCGACGTCACCGGCAAATCCATTGAGGAAGCCGCAAGCGAGATTACCAGTCTGGTGGGGCGTCGAGCGGCGTGA
- a CDS encoding sugar phosphate isomerase/epimerase, with protein sequence MSNYRIAFSTLACPEWPLGEIVRRAREYGYDGIELRGLLNEIDVTRRPEFAPASLAATRRMFEEEGLKVCCLGSSVRLLHTAGPEASKRDEEEFARYLELSAGLGGVPIRIFGGHLPEGLDRERALAQATESLERLAEAARAVQTLVLVESHDGFCSGRDLGALLRRCDAPNVGALWDVFNSQMPGSESVEETYSELRSFVRHIHVKDGDPGQERPLYTPLGEGKIPYSDVLRLLRADDYSGWLSVEWEKRWHPELLDPELVLPQYARRLRQLVPDSGPTEERSGA encoded by the coding sequence ATGTCGAACTACCGAATCGCGTTTTCGACGTTGGCCTGCCCGGAGTGGCCGCTGGGGGAGATCGTCCGCCGGGCGAGGGAGTACGGCTACGACGGCATTGAGCTACGGGGCCTGCTGAACGAGATCGACGTTACCCGTCGCCCGGAATTCGCTCCTGCCTCCCTGGCAGCCACGCGACGGATGTTCGAGGAGGAAGGCCTAAAGGTGTGCTGTCTGGGCTCCAGCGTCCGGCTCCTCCACACGGCGGGCCCTGAGGCCTCGAAACGCGACGAAGAGGAGTTCGCGCGCTACCTGGAGCTTTCCGCAGGGCTCGGAGGCGTTCCGATCCGAATATTCGGCGGGCATCTCCCCGAAGGACTCGATCGGGAAAGGGCCCTGGCGCAGGCGACGGAGAGCCTGGAGCGGCTTGCGGAAGCAGCACGGGCAGTGCAAACGCTCGTTCTCGTGGAAAGCCACGACGGGTTCTGCTCCGGCCGTGACCTGGGCGCTCTTTTGCGGCGTTGCGACGCGCCAAACGTGGGCGCCCTGTGGGACGTGTTCAACTCGCAGATGCCGGGAAGCGAGTCCGTGGAAGAGACCTACAGCGAACTACGGTCATTCGTCCGCCATATCCACGTGAAGGACGGAGACCCAGGACAGGAGAGGCCGCTCTACACACCCCTCGGCGAGGGGAAGATCCCGTATTCGGACGTCCTCCGCCTTCTCCGTGCGGACGATTACAGCGGATGGCTTTCGGTAGAATGGGAGAAACGGTGGCACCCGGAACTCCTGGATCCCGAACTCGTGCTTCCGCAATACGCGCGGAGGCTTCGCCAACTCGTGCCCGATTCGGGTCCAACCGAGGAACGATCCGGCGCTTAG
- a CDS encoding alpha-amylase family glycosyl hydrolase, whose translation MKEMDPGGSGAGRSVIRGQQTPGGRTRILRRPRTWIRDAVFLEIFPRAFAPEGTLEAISRRLKAVGELGINALCLMPVHPIGRKGRRGSCGSPYAVRNHFEVHPELGTKEDLRALVGAAHRLRMRVILDFVLGQAAADHVELAHHPEWLLTDGRGEPLRPAPGCSDVVCWNLGHPALREYLISAMISWLREADVDGFRLFLEGNVPGDFLAEIRHRLDQEKPGVSLLGWGVEDSHGFADLDALQDRRLHRILCEIRAGRIPASALVEALAAEEKPRGKRPLPIRYLESHEEKRAADTFGLDALEAYATLLFTSGGVPMLYNGQIEGDTERPSLFEKHTIAQEPLHPLFPKLYRKLIRARRENRVFGVGKFVPLPNSLPRYVASFARLSPRQAAVVVVNLREKKSEIRVEIPGPLRAGREDWMFADLEWQKLRIFRKPELFLELGPYEALIFSGEAGEQKRGT comes from the coding sequence ATGAAGGAAATGGACCCTGGCGGAAGCGGCGCGGGCCGCTCGGTCATTAGGGGTCAACAGACCCCAGGCGGGCGGACGCGGATCCTGCGCAGGCCTCGTACCTGGATCAGGGACGCAGTGTTTCTCGAGATCTTCCCTCGGGCGTTCGCTCCTGAAGGGACGCTGGAGGCCATTAGCCGGCGTCTGAAAGCGGTGGGCGAGCTCGGGATCAACGCCCTCTGTCTGATGCCCGTGCACCCCATTGGCCGCAAGGGAAGGAGAGGAAGCTGCGGGTCTCCTTACGCGGTGCGCAACCACTTTGAGGTCCATCCCGAGCTCGGCACCAAGGAGGATCTGCGCGCGCTGGTAGGCGCCGCACACCGCTTGCGGATGCGCGTGATTCTGGATTTTGTCCTCGGGCAGGCGGCAGCTGACCACGTCGAGCTTGCTCATCACCCGGAGTGGCTCCTGACGGATGGTCGCGGGGAGCCTCTGCGGCCAGCGCCCGGCTGCTCAGACGTTGTTTGCTGGAACCTCGGGCATCCTGCTCTGCGCGAATACCTGATCTCAGCCATGATCTCCTGGCTGCGCGAGGCAGATGTGGACGGCTTTCGGCTCTTCCTTGAAGGAAATGTGCCCGGTGACTTTCTCGCTGAGATCCGGCACCGCCTGGACCAGGAAAAGCCCGGAGTTTCGCTGCTGGGGTGGGGCGTGGAGGATTCACACGGGTTCGCAGACCTCGACGCCCTTCAGGATCGAAGGCTCCACCGGATCCTCTGCGAAATCCGGGCGGGTCGAATCCCCGCCTCCGCTCTCGTGGAAGCACTGGCGGCCGAGGAAAAGCCGCGTGGCAAAAGGCCGTTGCCCATCCGCTACCTCGAGAGCCATGAGGAAAAGCGCGCGGCAGACACCTTCGGCCTGGATGCCCTCGAGGCCTACGCGACGCTGCTCTTTACCTCCGGTGGCGTGCCGATGCTTTACAATGGCCAGATCGAAGGGGACACGGAACGGCCCTCCCTATTCGAGAAGCACACGATCGCCCAGGAGCCCCTCCATCCCTTGTTCCCCAAGCTGTACCGAAAGCTGATCCGGGCCCGGCGGGAGAATCGAGTATTCGGGGTGGGCAAATTCGTGCCGCTGCCGAATTCCCTTCCGCGGTACGTGGCGAGCTTCGCCCGCCTCAGCCCGCGGCAAGCTGCCGTCGTCGTGGTTAATCTGCGCGAGAAGAAGAGCGAGATCAGGGTGGAGATTCCAGGCCCTCTGCGGGCCGGTCGGGAAGACTGGATGTTTGCCGACCTCGAGTGGCAAAAGCTTCGAATTTTCCGGAAGCCGGAACTGTTCTTGGAATTGGGCCCGTACGAGGCGCTCATCTTTTCTGGAGAGGCGGGGGAGCAGAAGCGAGGAACTTAG
- a CDS encoding UvrB/UvrC motif-containing protein, translating to MERRRTPRFRFSKDITPILEGWDYVPDEISVRRIRGLDGRDKIQLRIDLGLMQMELDGRPDGLRPHGKESLLDYFESVVLEQLDRFGTDENFRLSEEDLANLQREAVQYYHRYISLLHLGDYDRVIRDTERNLRLFDFVARYAPSEEDKWAFNQYRPYVLMVRARAKSLRALEQKDYAAALSAIREARGLIENFYRSAGMEDELAESSEIRTLEEWEQQIERERPLTPRERLTRELEEAIRREEYEKAAKIRDQLRNLEQRNELG from the coding sequence GTGGAGCGTCGTCGGACGCCGCGGTTCCGTTTCTCAAAGGATATCACCCCGATTTTGGAGGGCTGGGACTACGTGCCGGATGAAATCTCGGTGCGTCGCATCCGGGGCTTGGATGGCCGGGATAAGATCCAGCTCCGGATCGATCTCGGCCTGATGCAAATGGAGCTCGACGGCCGGCCGGACGGTCTGCGCCCCCACGGCAAGGAGTCCCTGCTCGATTATTTCGAGTCGGTCGTGCTGGAGCAACTGGACCGCTTCGGCACGGATGAGAACTTTCGCCTCAGCGAGGAGGATTTGGCGAATCTGCAGCGAGAGGCCGTCCAGTACTACCATCGCTACATCAGCTTGCTTCACCTCGGCGACTACGATCGCGTCATCCGCGATACCGAGAGGAATCTCCGACTCTTCGATTTCGTGGCCCGCTACGCGCCGTCGGAAGAGGACAAATGGGCCTTCAACCAGTACCGCCCATACGTGCTGATGGTACGTGCCCGGGCCAAGAGCCTCCGAGCCCTGGAGCAAAAGGACTACGCCGCCGCCCTTTCGGCCATCCGGGAGGCCAGGGGGCTGATCGAGAACTTCTACCGCAGCGCAGGAATGGAAGACGAGCTGGCGGAAAGCTCCGAGATTCGCACCCTGGAGGAATGGGAGCAGCAGATCGAGAGGGAACGTCCGTTGACCCCGCGCGAGCGCCTGACGCGAGAGCTGGAGGAGGCCATTCGCCGCGAGGAGTACGAGAAAGCAGCCAAAATCCGCGACCAGCTCCGGAATCTGGAACAGCGCAATGAGCTGGGATAA
- a CDS encoding Rrf2 family transcriptional regulator encodes MQLSLSTEYAIHSLIYLALQPRGKVTLVSEVARAQGVSETYLAKVFQQLVKAGLVISYRGAKGGFALALPPNQISLAQIIGAIEGRQPILRCVVERRSCELGTDCPIHGTVDRVERLLWETLEQTKLSDLIEEMRNRGDKAHWLAHLLQEERAVAPPGP; translated from the coding sequence ATGCAGCTATCCCTCAGCACTGAGTACGCGATCCACAGCCTCATCTACCTCGCTCTGCAGCCCAGAGGCAAGGTAACCCTGGTAAGCGAGGTAGCAAGGGCCCAGGGGGTGTCCGAAACCTACCTCGCCAAGGTGTTTCAGCAGCTGGTGAAAGCGGGCTTGGTGATCTCTTATCGGGGGGCTAAGGGTGGATTTGCCTTGGCTCTCCCCCCGAATCAGATCAGCCTGGCGCAGATCATTGGGGCGATCGAGGGAAGGCAGCCCATCTTGCGCTGCGTAGTGGAGCGGCGCTCCTGCGAGCTCGGTACCGACTGCCCGATCCACGGCACCGTGGATCGGGTGGAACGCCTACTCTGGGAAACGCTGGAGCAAACCAAGCTCAGCGACCTCATCGAGGAAATGCGCAACAGAGGGGACAAGGCGCACTGGCTTGCCCATCTCCTCCAGGAGGAGCGGGCCGTGGCTCCTCCCGGGCCATAG